In the Nitrosopumilus cobalaminigenes genome, AATGCTATATTCCATATCACGTAACAGTTTCAGCCGGTGAAGAAATTATTTGGTCAAATGATGATACAGCAGCTCACACAGTAACCAGTGGATCCCCTGGAGCCCCTGATGGACTCTTTGATAGTAGTCTGTTTATGGCAGGTGGTACTTTTTCAGTCACATTAGATGAATCAGGAGATTATCCTTACTTTTGTATGGTACATCCTTGGATGACTGGTATAGTTACAGTTAACTAGATACGAAAAATTTTGGCTATACAATATCTTGCATTAACAACAATGATTATTTTATATTCATTGATGTTTATTGGTGGGTATATTTCTGCTGCAGGACTGGGATTGACTTGTCCTGAGTGGCCTTTATGTCCAAATGGAATAATGCCTTCTGAAGAATATCTAATTGAATGGATTCATAGAACGATTGCTGCAACCACTGGAGTCTTGATAATTGCAACTATGGTTGCAAGTTTGATTAACAAGAACTCTGACTTAAAAATAAAAATTACAAGCTCTCTTGCAACTGCATTAGTAATTACACAAATTACACTAGGCGCCTTAGTAATTGATACAAAACTACATGCTGTATTAGTTGCAATTCATTTGGGAATTGGAATTTGGTTATTTGCTATGGTGTTGTTAACTACTCTATTTGCATTTAGAATTTCAAAGTCTTCTAAATCTATCACTGCTTAGATTTTTTTAATATTTTTGGTAGATATATGTACAACATTACTCCCAAAAATACAAAAGCACCCGTAGTAATTGCACTAATGAATAAAAATCCAAATGGGCTTTGTGTTCCCATGTTGAAAGTATAAGTCAAAATTCCATCTGAACCTTCCATGTCATACAAATCCACCTTAACAACATGATTTCCTATATTTCTCCAAACATAGTCAAAATCCCAATGGGAGCCATCCACTGATGTTGGAGGAATTGCATCTACTTGCTGCTCATTGTAATATACTCTAATTCCCATAGTAAAATCCTCAACTTCGTCATAGTCAAATCCCCTTGTGACTTTTATTAGAAATTGTGATGGTTCATCAATTTGTGGAAATTCTGGTGCTGTGGCCACTTGAACTCTATACCCGCCTATTGATTGCTCAGCAGAATTGAACATTGAATGCCCATATGCTGTACCAAGTCCAGAAAATGATGCAAAAATCAAAATAAAGATCAAAAAGGCTGATCGCGTAGTTGCCATCCATTATCCTAAATGAGAAGGATGAATATATTGTAAGTCAAATCCTATAGGAAAATCTTCAAAACCTTTAAATCCTTATTGGCAAGAATCTCAATCGTTGACCCTCGTAACAAAATCAATCGATATCAAAACACCTGTAGAGAATGTTTTCACCTACTTTGCAAGACCAGAACATGTTTCTGATCAAATCAAAAATGACGCAGTAGGTATGACAGTCGTTCCTATGGACATCAAAGAAGGAATGGGTGTAGGTACAACCTTTAGAATTATCGGTGACTTTAGCGGTAAACGTTTAGAGTGGGATTGTGAGACAACTGAATTCATTAGAAATGAAAAAATTACTGCCAAACAAATTGAAGGTCCTTTCAAATCTTGGCAAATTACTAACGAATTCAAAGCATTAGGTAATAATCTTACAAGAGTAACCATGTCAGTAGATTATGATATGCCATTTGGTCCTTTAGGAGCAATCTTGGATAAAGCAAAATTTGCAAAATCTGCTGAAAAAGGAATGGAAACAGCTCTATACAACGTTAGAGGATTACTAGAAGGAAATGGTTCAATTCCAGTGTACATTACACTAGATGCATACCAAAAACTCCTAGCCGAAAAGAAAAAGATGAACGATGTTCCAGTTTCAACTGCACTTACAGCAATCATTGAAAAGTACAATGAAATTGAAGCAGAAGCACAAAACTAAATTTTCATTTATTTTAAAATCTTAAGATTAATAACAACTCTAGGCATATCTATTTCGGTGGGTCTATGGCGCAGCCAGGTAGCGCACCGGACTCTTAATCCGGTTGTCAAGGGTCCGAATCCCTTTAGACCCGCTTTTAACTTAATTTCAAAAATTATTCTTCTACTTTGATTTCTGTATACTTTTTTGCTAGAGCAAGTAATTCATCTACTCCTAACGGTTTTGAAATTACTTTGATTAATCCCTCTTTGATTGCTTCTTGACTTTTTGGTTCAAATTCTGAAAATCCTGTAACAATCACGACATTTGCATTTGTATCAATTGTTTTGATTTGTTTGAAAGCTTGATAACCATCTAGTATTGGCATATCTCCATCCATTATTACTAAAGATGGTTTACAGTCAATGAATTTTTGAACTCCTTCTTCTCCATTCATTGCAGTTTCTACATTAAATTCATGTAATTCCAAAATCTCCTTGTAAATTCCAATTAAATCTACATCATCTTCTACTACTAGTACTATTCTACCCATGCCCAGAATAGTATTCTCATACTTTACTATTAAACACTACGTAATTCCAAATTATGACATATGCCAAATTAATTATAGATTTTGTCAATGCATTTTAAGGAAAAATGCAATTGAAATCACTAGAAAACGTATATTCTATTAAAATTGGAAATAATATGAAGTTAAGAGGATTATTGAAATGAGTCAAAAAGATACAATTTCCACATCATTACTGGAAAATCCAAAAAAAATTGTCATTAGTTTGATTCTTGTATTGTTGAGTATTACGTTAATTTATCAAACAAGACCTTTTCTAGACGACTCTCAATTTTCTTTGATAGCTATTCCAGCATATGCTATTTTTCCAGGAGTAGTCACTTTGTATGCATCTATTCTTGCTATTAAATTACATAAGCAGAAAAATTTTGAATCAAAAGGATATGCAATGTTTGCTGTAGCAGCAGCATTTTGGTTTATTGCAGAACAAATTTGGCAACTATATGATCATGTATGGGAGGGTGAACCATTTCCATCTGAGGCAGATATTTTTTACGTTGCATCTTATCCTCTAATTACTGCGTTTCTTTTCCTATCGTTAAAACCTGTGATAAAAAAAGTTCCTAGAAATGTTTGGTTATTTGCAATAGGACTGGCATTTTCATTATTGGTTCCTTCTGTGTTAGCTGCATATGATGACATGTTTGAAGAAGATGCATTTCCTACTATTATTGCTCTTACATATCCTGTTCTAAGTGCAATTGTTTTGGTTCCTGCAATCGTAGGTATACTGTTTCTTGCAAAACAAGGAGCAAGTCTTTCTTGGATGTTGATTTTATTTGGTTTTATAATATATGGAGTTTCAGATATTTTCTTCCTCTTTGCTGAACTTGACGGTGCATATTATGACGGACATCCAGTTGACTTGATGTATCTTTATAGTTACACTCTGATCATTTTTGCTTTTCATGTTAGATTGAAAATTGCAAATTTACCTACATCAGAAAATAGAACTATATTTTTTACTGAAAGTATCAAATTTGAAACAATTAGTAAATTTGGAATTCCATTAACTGTTGCTATTGTCAGTATGATTATACTCATCTCTATTGTTCACTCTATTTTTATAGAAACAGATGATCAAACGTCCACTCAAAACATAATGTTGGGTGTTGTAGCAATGTTAGCTGTATTTGCAGCAATTGTAATTACTATTAACAAAAATCTTTCACGCCTAGTAAAAATGAGAACTAATGAGCTAGTAGAACAACGGGATAATCTTGAAAATCTTGTTGAAGAAAAAACCCATGAAATTCTCAAATCTGAAAGATTGTCTGCAATTGGTGAATTATCTGGTCGTCTTGCACATGACTTGAGAAATCCCCTTTCTGTAATGAAAATGTCCATTGACTTAATCAAGCAAAGTCCAGCAGATTCTAAAATATCTGATGCTAATGTAACTAAACGAATTGATTTGATAGAAAAGAGTATTGATAGAATATCTCATCAAGTTGATGATGTTTTAGGATATGTCAGAAACTCTCCACTAAACTTGGTAAATGTGTCATTAGTTGAACTTGTTCAAAGCTCTCTAGATAAAGTAAATATTCCAAAAGATGTGCAAGTTAAAATTTCTAAAAAAGATGTTCATATTGATTGTGATGCAGTAAAACTCGATGCTGTATTTATCAATCTTATAATAAATTCAATTCAGGCAATGCATGAAGGAGGAAAAATTGACATTGTCATAAGTGATCAAGATAATGTTGCAATTTTGAAATTTGTTGATTCTGGGGATGGAATTCCAGATGAAAACATAGAAAAAATCTTTGAACCATTATTTACAACTAAACAAAAGGGCACTGGATTGGGTTTGGCAAGTTGTAAAAACATTATAGAGCAGCATCAAGGAGAAATCTCAGTTTCAAATAATCCAACAACATTTACTATCATATTGCCAAAAATATTATCTGTACAAAACATAAAACTACAATCAAAATAAAACTAGAGTTTTTTCAGTAGAGTGAATCTAGGCTTGTCAGGTTCAATATCTTCATGCATGTCGACATTACTGACAAATTTTACCTTGTAATCAAGCCATTTCTTTTGCATGTTTCTAAACTTTTGATTTTCATCGATCTGCTTTTCTTCTTCATTGAATTTTTCACAATTCATAATCCATCTTTTAGAAACTCTAAACATCTCTGCTACTCCTTTTTCTACCGCATCATCATCTAAATAATTCATCAATCCATGAGTAAAAACAAAATCTATTGATGAATCCTCAAAAGGAAGTTTGGTGATGTCGCCTTTTTTAAAATTTGCAATTGTTGTTTTTTCTTTAGCAATTTTTAATGCTTTATCATTTAGATCAATTCCTTGAATTTGAAATGTATCTGGAAATAGTCTTAAATCAATTCCTGTACCACAGCCTACTTCTAATACACTTGTGCAACGTAATGAAATTGCTAAATCTCTTACAAATTTTGAAAATTCTTCGTTATATCGTGCTTCATTTTCATCTGAATACTTATTCCAGAATTCTTTATTGTAATTCATAGACATTTTCAAACAAAGCTGTATTTGAGATTAATTGTTAATGTTGACACTTGCAAGGGATAAGTTTTGTATCAAATGTACAATCATGCGGTCCATCTGATTTTCCCTGAGTTGGAATCTCTTTCATACAATCATCATGACGACCTTTTCTACAAAACCAGCAAATTTCTTGGGTATCGCCAGTAGCACAAGAATCCATAATTTCTATTCTATATTGTGGGTAAAAAACTTCATGGAATTTAGATAAATGTTAACCAAGGCAAGAATCTTTCATCTTTGCCCATGACTACATCTGTAAATGATTTTTGTAGTGCTTTTGTAATCGTACCCATTTTACCACTGCCAATCTTAACTTTATCAATCTGAGTAACTGATTTTACTTCTGCAGCAGTTCCTGTCATAAAGATTTCATCAGCGTTATACAGATCATCACGTTCCAGATCACGTTCAATTACAAATCCACCATTTTCTTCAATTATTTGAATAATGGCATCTCTGGTAATTCCTTCTAATCCTCCTGCTGAAAGTGGGGGAGTTTGAATTATGTCATCTTTAATTATGAAAATATTCTCAGCACTACCTTCTGCTACTTTACCATTTGAATTTAACATGATGGCTTCATCATATCCATTTTCTAATGCTTCCATTCTTGCAAGAGCAGCATTTGCATAGTTTGATGCAGCTTTTGCTTGCATTGGTTGAGATCTTGAA is a window encoding:
- a CDS encoding COX15/CtaA family protein, whose product is MAIQYLALTTMIILYSLMFIGGYISAAGLGLTCPEWPLCPNGIMPSEEYLIEWIHRTIAATTGVLIIATMVASLINKNSDLKIKITSSLATALVITQITLGALVIDTKLHAVLVAIHLGIGIWLFAMVLLTTLFAFRISKSSKSITA
- a CDS encoding SRPBCC family protein → MTLVTKSIDIKTPVENVFTYFARPEHVSDQIKNDAVGMTVVPMDIKEGMGVGTTFRIIGDFSGKRLEWDCETTEFIRNEKITAKQIEGPFKSWQITNEFKALGNNLTRVTMSVDYDMPFGPLGAILDKAKFAKSAEKGMETALYNVRGLLEGNGSIPVYITLDAYQKLLAEKKKMNDVPVSTALTAIIEKYNEIEAEAQN
- a CDS encoding response regulator; the protein is MGRIVLVVEDDVDLIGIYKEILELHEFNVETAMNGEEGVQKFIDCKPSLVIMDGDMPILDGYQAFKQIKTIDTNANVVIVTGFSEFEPKSQEAIKEGLIKVISKPLGVDELLALAKKYTEIKVEE
- a CDS encoding sensor histidine kinase, producing MSQKDTISTSLLENPKKIVISLILVLLSITLIYQTRPFLDDSQFSLIAIPAYAIFPGVVTLYASILAIKLHKQKNFESKGYAMFAVAAAFWFIAEQIWQLYDHVWEGEPFPSEADIFYVASYPLITAFLFLSLKPVIKKVPRNVWLFAIGLAFSLLVPSVLAAYDDMFEEDAFPTIIALTYPVLSAIVLVPAIVGILFLAKQGASLSWMLILFGFIIYGVSDIFFLFAELDGAYYDGHPVDLMYLYSYTLIIFAFHVRLKIANLPTSENRTIFFTESIKFETISKFGIPLTVAIVSMIILISIVHSIFIETDDQTSTQNIMLGVVAMLAVFAAIVITINKNLSRLVKMRTNELVEQRDNLENLVEEKTHEILKSERLSAIGELSGRLAHDLRNPLSVMKMSIDLIKQSPADSKISDANVTKRIDLIEKSIDRISHQVDDVLGYVRNSPLNLVNVSLVELVQSSLDKVNIPKDVQVKISKKDVHIDCDAVKLDAVFINLIINSIQAMHEGGKIDIVISDQDNVAILKFVDSGDGIPDENIEKIFEPLFTTKQKGTGLGLASCKNIIEQHQGEISVSNNPTTFTIILPKILSVQNIKLQSK
- a CDS encoding class I SAM-dependent methyltransferase, encoding MNYNKEFWNKYSDENEARYNEEFSKFVRDLAISLRCTSVLEVGCGTGIDLRLFPDTFQIQGIDLNDKALKIAKEKTTIANFKKGDITKLPFEDSSIDFVFTHGLMNYLDDDAVEKGVAEMFRVSKRWIMNCEKFNEEEKQIDENQKFRNMQKKWLDYKVKFVSNVDMHEDIEPDKPRFTLLKKL
- a CDS encoding branched-chain amino acid transaminase, giving the protein MKEIGKIWMNGKLVPFKDAKVHVLTHALHYSTSIFEGIRCYDTPNGSAIFRLPEHVDRFFKSAKLYSMKMQFSKKVISDAIIKTVQAGGLKESYIRPLAYYGYGTMGLTPTTNKVDVSISCWEWKMGESKAGKFSGAKCKVSSWTKIDSRSQPMQAKAASNYANAALARMEALENGYDEAIMLNSNGKVAEGSAENIFIIKDDIIQTPPLSAGGLEGITRDAIIQIIEENGGFVIERDLERDDLYNADEIFMTGTAAEVKSVTQIDKVKIGSGKMGTITKALQKSFTDVVMGKDERFLPWLTFI